CAGTTCCGTGGGACCGCTGACCACAGCCATCTCCTTGATCGCGCCTTCGGCGCTGATGACGGCCCGCAACTTCACCGATCCGTTGACGTCCGCTTCTTTGGAGATGATCGGCCCGGGCGTAATGCGCATGCGCTCGGCGGCCCCGGGGTCGGGTACGACGTGCTGGCTGGTGCCCTTGTCGGTCAGATTGATGATTCGCTCGCGAGGGGCAGGGGAAAAGCGCCGGTCGCGGTTATCGACGACCTCGACACCGAAGGGCGGCTTGCCCGGATCCTGCCGGACCACTTCGACACCGCCGGTGAAGGGAGGAGATTGGGGCACCGCTGCTTCGACCGTGGATGGTCCAGCCGGATCGGCGGTCGAGGTCGCCGCCGCTCTTGTGGGCTGGCGGCTTCCACCACGGCTCTTGGCCGGGGACGGTGCCGGGGATTCTTCCGCGGGTAGGACGGGAATGTTGGGGCCGGAATCCTCCGGAGACACACCTTCCACCATGTTCTGAACACTGACCGCGAGCGGGCCCAAGACCTGGTCGGGAAGCATCAGCGGCTGGCTGGCCAGAAATCCCAACAGCCCGACCAGCAACAGGAGCACTGCCAGGTTCTTTTTACGACGGCGCGCGGCAGCCTCGGCGTCTTCCGACTCCTTCTCGGAGAGACCGCGGAGTTTGCTCCACTCCTCGGCGTCATCTATGGGAGTGGAGGAGTATCCCCTGGAATCCAGCGCGTCCTTACCGTCATCACTCATCTGCAGCGCCTCCCCAATGCTGGCATCGCCCGGCGCGCCTACCCAAGTATGCGCTGAAACCGTGCAGTTTTCTACACCCGACGGCGGGGGATGCTTCCTTCCTAGTTTCCTCCGAGGCCCAGGATGGCGGCGACCCGGATAAACAGGCTATTCACTTCCACTACCGCCAGCCGGATGATGCCTACGGCTGCCACCAGGCAAATCACCATCACCAGCATGGACTCAGCGCGACCTTCGGGCGGCTTTTCCCGGTGCGACGAGGCAGGTCTTGGCTCAGTGACGTCCGGCGACGGCATGGTTCAAAAAGTAGCTCAAAACGCGCCCATGCGCATTCGCTTTCTGGGTTCCGGGGCCTCAGGACCCCGACTGGAGATGAACTTGTTCGTCACCCAGGAGGGCGTCCCGCATCCAATCTGGGGGGCAAAAAGTAGTGGAATCTGCAGAATCCAGTCAGTAGCATTGAGAGATGCCTTCCGCGATCAAGAGCGGAGTAGGGGTGATTCCGCGCGGCTCCGGGGCTGCGGAGGGGTGTCGGGCTGCGTTCCTGCGAATCCGGGCCATGACCGACCACCTGGCCGAGCCGTTGACGGCCGAAGACATGCTGGTGCAGCCCATGACCGACGCCAGCCCTACCAAGTGGCACCTGGCCCACACCACCTGGTTCTTCGAGACGTTCGTGCTCGCTCCGCACAAGCCTGGTCACCGCGATTTCCATCCGGACTTTCGCTTTCTCTTCAATTCCTACTACAACGCCGTGGGGAGCCGACCCGACCGGGACAAACGAGGGTCGTTCTCACGGCCGGGGCTGGACGAAGTCCGCGCCTACCGGCGGTACGTGGATGAACAGGTGCAGGAACTGCTGGCTGCGGAACCCGGGTCCGACTCCCTCGCTATCCTGGAGTTGGGACTGCATCACGAGCAGCAACACCAGGAGCTGATGGTTACGGACATCAAATGTGTGTTTGGGAGCAACCCACTGCGTCCGGCATACCGGGAAC
The nucleotide sequence above comes from Terriglobales bacterium. Encoded proteins:
- a CDS encoding energy transducer TonB, producing the protein MSDDGKDALDSRGYSSTPIDDAEEWSKLRGLSEKESEDAEAAARRRKKNLAVLLLLVGLLGFLASQPLMLPDQVLGPLAVSVQNMVEGVSPEDSGPNIPVLPAEESPAPSPAKSRGGSRQPTRAAATSTADPAGPSTVEAAVPQSPPFTGGVEVVRQDPGKPPFGVEVVDNRDRRFSPAPRERIINLTDKGTSQHVVPDPGAAERMRITPGPIISKEADVNGSVKLRAVISAEGAIKEMAVVSGPTELGPAAIQVARQWRYRPYYFNGRPVETETYITVNFNITTN